A genomic segment from Paramixta manurensis encodes:
- the moeB gene encoding molybdopterin-synthase adenylyltransferase MoeB: MRPELTDSETLRYNRQIVLRGFDFDGQEKLKAARVLIVGLGGLGCAAAQYLASAGIGHLTLLDFDTVSLSNLQRQILHTDATIGIAKVTSAQQRLAALNPHSTLTAIDAQLDDTALDAVVQQHDLVLDCSDNLPTREQLNRLCFSHKVPLVSGAAIRMEGQISVFTWQKNTPCYRCISRLFGAETLTCVEAGVMAPLVGVIGSLQAMEAIRLLAGYGESPGGKLVMYDAMTLQFRELKVAKDPACEVCSR, translated from the coding sequence ATGCGCCCGGAACTGACCGACAGTGAAACCCTGCGCTATAACCGTCAAATTGTTTTGCGCGGTTTTGACTTTGACGGCCAGGAGAAACTCAAGGCGGCGCGTGTCCTGATTGTTGGCCTCGGCGGCCTTGGCTGTGCCGCCGCGCAATACTTAGCCTCTGCCGGAATTGGGCATTTGACGTTGTTGGATTTTGATACCGTCTCCCTCTCCAATTTACAACGACAAATCCTGCATACCGACGCCACTATCGGTATTGCCAAGGTGACGTCAGCACAGCAACGTCTGGCGGCGCTTAATCCGCACAGTACTTTGACGGCAATTGACGCGCAGTTAGATGACACAGCGCTGGATGCAGTGGTTCAGCAACACGATCTGGTTCTTGATTGCAGCGATAATCTGCCAACGCGCGAGCAACTTAATCGCCTCTGTTTCAGCCACAAAGTGCCGCTAGTCTCCGGGGCGGCGATTCGTATGGAGGGGCAGATTAGCGTGTTTACCTGGCAAAAGAATACGCCCTGTTATCGCTGTATCAGCCGGTTATTTGGTGCCGAGACGCTGACCTGTGTCGAAGCGGGTGTGATGGCGCCGCTGGTTGGCGTGATTGGCTCGCTACAGGCAATGGAAGCTATCCGGCTGCTGGCTGGCTACGGCGAATCACCAGGCGGAAAGCTGGTGATGTATGACGCCATGACACTGCAATTTCGTGAATTGAAAGTGGCGAAAGATCCTGCCTGTGAAGTCTGCTCCCGCTAA
- a CDS encoding sensor domain-containing diguanylate cyclase, producing the protein MTEQTGVVAGVSKSMLRQMMLIFLVVISSAVLAVNGWTLWSSWQRMLSSTEDNARNLSISLSRQAGDTFLQTELTLQDLRDRINIVGLRHQSAALTQQLLQRKAVLPQLDGLFIYDTEGNWIVSTASALPANANNADREYFQYHLKHSDNQVHIGDVVRSRSSGNLIIPVSMRLNNFDGTFRGVLLATIRIDFFRQVYDYYNLGEHDILGLMKANGNILYARPLSDTLINKSLSASPLFTRLLKTSSAGAAMYRSALDGRERIFGYSRLKRYPLVVVAGYDKQQIWRTWGADAFTFAMLSVVLLLLLFLFGFIVLRHIHLNLKNQFELTAVRDQLTAMNRTLQSLALIDGLTGLANRRQFDLWLQRSIERSSRQQTPLSLLMIDVDTFKNYNDHYGHQAGDHCLKQVAACLQQHQRQPDDLVARYGGEEFAIVLPNTHAADALLLAQQMVRDVAGLGIPHEKSSVAEKVVTISIGVHTTIAGRDSAAQDQLIAEADKALYQAKNSGKNQAVAL; encoded by the coding sequence ATGACTGAACAAACCGGTGTCGTTGCTGGCGTATCAAAATCAATGTTGCGCCAGATGATGCTGATATTTTTAGTGGTGATAAGTAGCGCCGTACTCGCCGTCAACGGTTGGACGTTGTGGAGTTCATGGCAACGGATGCTGAGCTCGACAGAAGATAACGCGCGCAATCTCTCGATCTCGTTATCGCGCCAGGCTGGCGATACCTTTCTCCAAACTGAATTGACGCTGCAAGACTTACGCGACCGGATCAATATTGTTGGGCTTCGCCATCAATCCGCTGCGTTGACCCAGCAGCTTTTGCAGCGCAAAGCGGTACTCCCGCAGTTGGACGGGCTGTTTATCTATGACACCGAGGGCAACTGGATAGTCAGTACTGCCAGCGCCCTACCGGCTAACGCGAATAACGCGGACCGTGAATACTTTCAATACCATCTGAAACATAGTGATAACCAGGTTCATATTGGCGATGTGGTGCGCAGCCGTTCGAGCGGCAACTTAATTATTCCGGTTTCAATGCGGCTAAATAATTTCGATGGCACATTTCGCGGCGTACTGCTTGCCACAATACGCATTGATTTCTTCCGCCAAGTCTACGATTACTACAACCTTGGCGAACATGACATTCTCGGTTTGATGAAAGCCAACGGAAATATCCTCTACGCACGCCCCTTGAGCGACACACTGATTAACAAGAGCCTGTCAGCCAGCCCACTGTTTACCCGGCTACTTAAAACATCCTCCGCCGGTGCGGCCATGTATCGCTCAGCGCTTGATGGTCGGGAGCGTATCTTTGGCTACTCACGTCTGAAACGTTATCCGCTGGTGGTGGTCGCCGGCTATGACAAACAGCAAATCTGGCGCACTTGGGGCGCTGACGCATTTACTTTCGCGATGTTAAGTGTCGTGCTACTGCTATTACTGTTTTTATTTGGCTTTATTGTTCTGCGGCATATCCATCTCAATCTGAAAAACCAGTTCGAATTAACCGCAGTGCGTGATCAACTCACCGCCATGAACCGCACGCTACAATCGCTGGCCCTGATCGATGGCCTGACCGGGCTGGCAAATCGACGTCAGTTTGATCTCTGGCTACAGCGCAGCATTGAGCGCTCCTCGCGTCAGCAAACACCACTTTCTCTGCTGATGATTGATGTCGATACCTTTAAAAACTATAACGATCACTACGGGCATCAGGCCGGTGACCATTGTTTAAAACAGGTGGCCGCCTGTCTGCAACAACATCAACGCCAGCCGGATGATTTGGTTGCACGTTATGGCGGTGAAGAGTTTGCCATCGTGCTACCGAATACCCACGCGGCGGATGCGTTGCTGCTGGCGCAACAGATGGTGAGAGACGTTGCCGGGTTAGGTATTCCGCATGAGAAGAGTAGCGTGGCGGAAAAAGTGGTGACGATCAGT
- the moeA gene encoding molybdopterin molybdotransferase MoeA — MECFTAGLISLEEAQSKMLAQLTPIVDAEDIAITAAAGRITAETVISPVNVPSFANSAMDGYAVRLADVASGVPLPVAGKSFAGNPFSGAWPDGSCIRIMTGAPLPEGAEAVVMQEQTESDADGVRFTVTPEAGQNIRLPGEDIQQGASVLAAGVKLGAAELPLLASLGIGQVRVLRKLRVAVFSTGDELQPVGEPLAAGQIYDTNRFAVRLMLERMGCEVLDLGIIRDDPAALRATFIEADRHADVVISSGGVSVGEADYTKAMLDELGQISFWKLAIKPGKPFAFGRLHTSWFCGLPGNPVSAALTFYQLVQPLLAKLSGQHHAALPPRQRARAEQPLKKTPGRLDFQRGIVSRGADGELTVRSTGHQGSHVFSSFSLANCFIVLERERGTVEAGEWVEIEPFNALLGG; from the coding sequence ATGGAATGTTTCACTGCCGGATTAATTTCGCTCGAAGAGGCGCAGAGCAAAATGCTGGCGCAGCTTACGCCTATTGTTGATGCCGAAGATATCGCCATTACCGCCGCCGCAGGGCGAATTACGGCGGAAACGGTTATTTCACCGGTCAATGTCCCCTCATTCGCCAACTCCGCAATGGATGGCTACGCGGTACGGCTGGCCGACGTCGCCAGCGGCGTGCCACTGCCGGTCGCGGGTAAATCTTTTGCCGGGAACCCGTTCAGCGGCGCCTGGCCGGACGGTAGTTGCATTCGCATTATGACCGGCGCACCGCTGCCGGAGGGCGCTGAGGCAGTGGTGATGCAGGAGCAGACCGAGAGCGACGCCGATGGCGTCCGTTTTACCGTTACACCGGAAGCCGGGCAAAATATCCGCCTGCCGGGTGAAGATATTCAGCAAGGCGCCAGCGTGCTGGCAGCAGGCGTCAAACTCGGTGCGGCAGAGTTACCGCTGCTGGCTTCGCTTGGGATCGGTCAGGTTCGTGTCCTACGCAAGCTACGTGTCGCGGTATTTTCCACCGGCGATGAGTTACAGCCGGTCGGCGAGCCGCTGGCAGCCGGGCAAATCTACGATACTAACCGCTTTGCCGTGCGCCTGATGTTGGAACGCATGGGGTGCGAGGTGCTGGATTTAGGCATCATTCGCGACGACCCCGCCGCGCTACGCGCCACCTTTATTGAAGCCGATCGGCACGCTGACGTAGTGATTAGCAGCGGTGGCGTTTCGGTCGGCGAGGCCGATTATACCAAGGCCATGCTGGATGAACTGGGGCAAATCTCTTTCTGGAAACTGGCGATCAAGCCCGGTAAACCCTTCGCGTTTGGCCGGTTACATACTAGTTGGTTTTGCGGGTTACCGGGTAACCCGGTGTCCGCCGCCTTGACCTTTTACCAGCTGGTTCAGCCGCTACTGGCGAAGCTTAGTGGGCAACACCACGCCGCTCTGCCGCCGCGTCAGCGCGCCCGCGCTGAACAACCGTTGAAGAAAACACCGGGCCGCCTTGATTTTCAACGCGGTATTGTAAGCCGTGGCGCGGATGGCGAACTCACGGTACGTTCCACCGGGCATCAGGGCTCGCATGTGTTCAGCTCCTTTAGCCTCGCCAACTGCTTTATCGTACTGGAGCGTGAGCGCGGTACGGTAGAAGCCGGCGAATGGGTAGAGATCGAGCCATTTAACGCATTGCTGGGAGGCTAA
- the gsiD gene encoding glutathione ABC transporter permease GsiD — protein MKNWRREAALKTMPTLNENRVRTPWREFWRRFRHQHVAMIAGLFVVALIIVAFIAPWIAPFDAENYFDYDRLNEGPSLVHWLGVDSLGRDIFSRILLGTRISLIAGFFSVAIGTVIGTLLGLVAGYYEGWWDRIIMRICDVLFAFPGILLAIAVVAIMGSGISNVIVAVAIFSIPAFARLVRGNTLVLKHQTYIESARSIGASDLTIILRHILPGTISSIVVYFTMRIGTSIITAASLSFLGLGAQPPTPEWGAMLNEARADMVMAPHVAVFPSLAIFLTVLAFNLLGDGLRDALDPKLKT, from the coding sequence ATGAAGAATTGGCGACGTGAGGCGGCACTGAAGACGATGCCGACGCTGAACGAAAATCGCGTCCGCACGCCGTGGCGGGAGTTTTGGCGCCGTTTTCGCCATCAGCATGTGGCGATGATTGCCGGTCTGTTTGTGGTGGCGCTGATTATTGTGGCGTTTATTGCGCCGTGGATAGCGCCGTTTGATGCCGAAAATTACTTCGATTATGACCGTCTTAATGAAGGGCCGTCGCTGGTTCACTGGCTGGGCGTGGATTCGTTGGGCCGTGATATTTTTAGCCGGATATTGCTGGGCACGCGTATTTCGTTGATTGCCGGTTTTTTCTCGGTAGCGATCGGGACCGTAATTGGTACGCTGCTTGGCCTGGTTGCGGGCTATTACGAAGGCTGGTGGGATCGCATTATTATGCGTATCTGCGATGTGTTGTTCGCCTTTCCGGGGATTTTGTTGGCCATTGCCGTGGTTGCCATCATGGGCAGCGGTATTTCGAATGTGATTGTCGCGGTGGCGATTTTTAGCATACCCGCCTTTGCCCGTTTGGTACGTGGAAATACGTTGGTATTGAAGCATCAAACCTATATTGAGTCGGCGCGCAGTATTGGCGCGTCGGATTTGACCATTATCCTGCGTCATATTCTGCCGGGGACTATTTCCTCGATCGTGGTGTATTTCACCATGCGTATTGGGACGTCGATTATTACCGCCGCCAGTTTGTCATTTTTGGGTCTCGGCGCGCAGCCGCCGACGCCAGAGTGGGGCGCGATGCTCAACGAAGCGCGGGCGGATATGGTGATGGCGCCGCATGTGGCGGTATTCCCCAGCCTGGCGATTTTCCTCACCGTGCTGGCCTTTAATTTACTGGGCGATGGTTTACGCGACGCGTTGGATCCGAAGTTAAAAACATGA
- the gsiA gene encoding glutathione ABC transporter ATP-binding protein GsiA translates to MNQPDAIETLPEDRVLAVRDLSVSFQQQGRVTEAVRGLSLEVNRGETLAIVGESGSGKSVTSLALMRLIEQAGGTLEQGEIWLRRRNGQAIDLAQARQSQMRTIRGADMAMIFQEPMTSLNPVFPVGEQIAESIRLHQGKSHQQALAEARRMLDLVRIPEAKQVLTRYPHQLSGGMRQRVMIAMALSCKPALLIADEPTTALDVTIQAQILQLIRVLQKEMEMGVIFITHDMGVVAEMADRVQVMYRGEGIESAEVNTIFRQPQQAYTRALLAAVPKLGAMRGQPLPAKFPLLNDEGANASQPQNTVLAEGAPILQVRDLVARFDIRGGLFNRVMRRVHAVEKVSFDLRPGETLALVGESGCGKSTTGRALLRLVESQGGSITFNGQRIDRLKNSELSHLRRDIQFIFQDPYASLDPRLTVGYSIMEPLLVHGVMKGREAEQRVAWLLEKVGLQPEHAWRYPHEFSGGQRQRICIARALALNPKVVIADESVSALDVSIQAQIVNLMLDLQREFGIAFLFISHDMAVVERVSHRVAVMYLGQIVEIGPRQAVFENPQHPYTRKLMSAVPVAEPGHRRRERPLLVDEILSPIRALGDEPNVAPLVEVSAGHFVARHAVNGA, encoded by the coding sequence ATGAATCAGCCGGATGCGATAGAAACCTTACCGGAGGATCGGGTGCTGGCGGTACGCGATCTAAGCGTTAGCTTTCAGCAGCAAGGTAGAGTGACCGAAGCGGTACGAGGACTTTCTCTGGAGGTCAATCGCGGTGAAACCCTGGCAATTGTCGGTGAATCCGGCTCCGGGAAGTCGGTGACCTCGCTGGCGTTAATGCGCCTGATCGAACAGGCGGGCGGCACGCTCGAACAGGGTGAAATTTGGCTGCGCCGTCGTAACGGTCAGGCGATAGATTTAGCCCAAGCGCGGCAATCGCAGATGCGCACTATTCGCGGCGCCGATATGGCGATGATTTTTCAGGAGCCGATGACTTCGCTTAACCCGGTCTTTCCGGTTGGCGAGCAGATTGCCGAATCCATCCGTTTACATCAGGGGAAAAGTCATCAGCAGGCGTTGGCGGAAGCGCGCCGTATGCTGGACTTGGTACGAATTCCGGAAGCGAAACAGGTTCTCACCCGTTACCCGCATCAACTTTCCGGCGGCATGAGGCAGCGGGTGATGATCGCGATGGCGTTGTCGTGTAAGCCGGCGTTATTGATTGCCGATGAGCCAACGACGGCACTGGATGTCACCATTCAGGCGCAGATTTTACAACTGATCCGCGTGCTGCAAAAAGAGATGGAAATGGGGGTGATTTTTATCACCCACGATATGGGCGTGGTCGCGGAAATGGCCGACCGGGTACAGGTGATGTATCGCGGTGAAGGCATTGAAAGCGCGGAGGTTAACACCATTTTCCGGCAGCCGCAGCAGGCCTATACCCGCGCGTTATTGGCCGCGGTGCCTAAATTAGGCGCGATGCGTGGTCAGCCGCTACCGGCGAAATTCCCCTTATTGAACGATGAAGGCGCCAACGCGTCACAGCCGCAAAATACGGTGTTGGCGGAGGGCGCGCCGATCCTTCAAGTTCGTGATTTGGTGGCGCGCTTCGATATTCGTGGCGGTCTGTTTAATCGCGTGATGCGCCGGGTACACGCGGTCGAAAAGGTCAGTTTCGATCTCCGCCCCGGCGAGACGCTGGCGCTGGTTGGCGAGTCTGGCTGCGGGAAGTCAACCACCGGACGAGCGTTACTGCGGTTGGTTGAAAGCCAGGGCGGCAGTATTACCTTTAACGGACAGCGTATTGATCGTTTAAAAAATAGTGAACTGTCGCATTTACGGCGTGATATTCAGTTTATTTTTCAAGATCCCTATGCCTCGCTCGATCCACGGTTGACGGTTGGTTACTCGATTATGGAGCCGTTACTGGTGCACGGCGTGATGAAGGGGCGCGAGGCAGAGCAACGCGTTGCCTGGCTGCTGGAGAAAGTGGGGTTGCAACCGGAACATGCCTGGCGCTATCCACATGAGTTTTCCGGCGGGCAGCGGCAGCGTATCTGCATTGCGCGTGCGTTGGCGCTTAATCCGAAAGTGGTGATCGCGGATGAATCCGTTTCGGCGCTGGATGTTTCTATTCAGGCGCAAATCGTTAATTTAATGCTCGACCTACAACGAGAGTTTGGCATCGCTTTCTTATTTATTTCTCACGATATGGCGGTGGTCGAGCGAGTTAGCCATCGCGTCGCGGTAATGTATCTGGGGCAAATTGTTGAGATTGGCCCGCGCCAGGCGGTGTTTGAAAACCCGCAGCATCCGTACACGCGAAAATTAATGTCGGCGGTACCGGTGGCAGAACCAGGCCATCGGCGGCGGGAACGACCGTTGCTGGTGGATGAAATCCTCAGCCCGATCCGGGCCCTCGGTGATGAACCTAATGTCGCCCCATTGGTAGAAGTTAGCGCCGGGCATTTTGTCGCCCGCCATGCGGTAAATGGGGCGTGA
- the gsiB gene encoding glutathione ABC transporter substrate-binding protein GsiB: MTSKQTRKWLLTAGLLGSFAALPAWAAKDAVIAVGSNFTTLDPYDANDTLSQAVAKSFYQGLFGFDKDMKLTNVLAESYQASPDGLIYTIKLRSGVKFQDGTDFNAEAVKVNLERASDPDNHLKRYNLFKQIATVEAVDPTTVKITLKEPFSAFINILAHPAAAMISPTALKKYGKEIGFHPVGTGPYQFVTWNQTDFVKVKKWDGYWKKGYPKLDSITWRPVIDNNTRAAMLQTGEANFAFPIPYEQAKLLAKNSKLDLVTTPSIMQRYISLNVTQKPFDNPKVREAINYAINRQALAKVAFAGYATPATGIVPPAIDFAQHYPAIEYNPAKARELLKEAGFPNGFTTTLWSSHNHSTAQKVLQFTQQQLAQVGIKVQVRAMDAGQRAAEVESKGQKESGVRMFYTGWSASTGEADWALTPLFATTSWPPAIFNTAFYSNPKVDKDLTDALKTTERGKKAQLYKDAQDTIWKDQPWVPLVVEKLVSANTKSLSGFYVMPDTAFSFDDADLK, encoded by the coding sequence ATGACCAGTAAACAGACACGTAAATGGTTGTTAACCGCCGGTTTGCTCGGCAGTTTTGCCGCGCTTCCTGCCTGGGCGGCAAAAGATGCGGTGATTGCGGTAGGGTCGAATTTCACTACGCTGGACCCGTATGATGCCAACGATACGCTTTCGCAGGCGGTCGCCAAATCATTTTATCAAGGGCTGTTTGGCTTTGATAAGGACATGAAACTGACCAATGTGCTGGCGGAGAGTTACCAGGCCAGCCCGGATGGGTTAATTTACACCATTAAACTGCGTTCCGGCGTCAAGTTCCAGGACGGTACCGATTTCAACGCCGAAGCGGTGAAGGTCAACCTCGAACGCGCCAGCGATCCGGATAACCATCTCAAGCGTTATAATCTGTTTAAACAGATTGCAACCGTAGAAGCGGTTGATCCCACCACGGTAAAAATCACCTTAAAAGAGCCGTTCTCGGCCTTTATCAATATCCTGGCGCACCCGGCTGCGGCGATGATTTCGCCTACCGCCCTGAAAAAATACGGTAAAGAGATTGGTTTCCATCCGGTGGGAACTGGCCCTTATCAGTTCGTCACTTGGAACCAGACCGATTTCGTTAAGGTGAAAAAATGGGACGGTTACTGGAAAAAAGGCTATCCAAAGCTTGATAGCATCACCTGGCGTCCGGTGATTGATAACAATACGCGCGCGGCGATGCTACAAACCGGTGAAGCGAACTTCGCTTTCCCAATCCCTTACGAACAGGCAAAGTTACTGGCGAAAAACAGTAAGCTGGATTTGGTAACGACGCCATCCATTATGCAGCGTTACATCAGCTTAAACGTGACGCAAAAACCGTTTGATAACCCGAAAGTGCGTGAAGCGATTAACTATGCCATCAATCGCCAGGCGTTAGCGAAAGTTGCGTTCGCCGGTTATGCCACGCCAGCAACCGGCATCGTGCCGCCTGCGATTGATTTCGCACAGCACTATCCGGCGATAGAGTACAACCCGGCTAAAGCGCGTGAACTGCTCAAAGAGGCGGGCTTCCCAAATGGGTTTACCACCACCTTGTGGTCTTCGCATAACCACAGTACCGCGCAGAAAGTCTTGCAGTTTACTCAACAGCAATTGGCGCAGGTGGGAATAAAGGTACAAGTCAGGGCGATGGATGCCGGTCAACGCGCGGCGGAAGTAGAAAGCAAAGGGCAGAAAGAGAGCGGTGTGCGAATGTTCTACACCGGCTGGTCTGCCTCTACCGGCGAAGCGGATTGGGCGTTAACGCCGCTGTTCGCGACGACTTCCTGGCCGCCTGCGATCTTTAACACCGCGTTCTACAGCAATCCAAAAGTGGATAAAGATCTCACCGATGCGTTGAAAACGACCGAGCGGGGTAAGAAAGCGCAACTGTATAAAGATGCGCAGGATACCATTTGGAAAGATCAGCCGTGGGTGCCGTTAGTGGTGGAAAAACTGGTTTCAGCGAATACTAAATCGCTCAGCGGTTTTTACGTGATGCCGGACACCGCCTTTAGTTTTGATGACGCCGATCTGAAGTAA
- the gsiC gene encoding glutathione ABC transporter permease GsiC — translation MLNYFVKRLLGLIPTLLIVAVLVFLFVHLLPGDPARLIAGPEADASVVALVRQELGLDQPLPQQFWHFILNALQGDFGQSMVSKRPVSQEIATRFLPTLWLTLTSMVWSVIFGMAIGIASAVWRNRWPDRIGMTLAVSGISFPAFALGMLLMQVFSVQLGWLPTVGADSWRHYILPSITLGAAVASIMARFTRASFVEVMQEDYMRTARAKGVRESLVVVKHGLRNAMIPVVTMMGLQFGFLLGGSIVVEVVFNWPGLGRLLVDSVEMRDYPVIQAEVLLFSLEFILINLMVDMLYAAINPAIRYK, via the coding sequence ATGCTCAACTATTTTGTTAAACGTTTACTGGGGTTAATTCCAACGCTGTTGATTGTGGCGGTGTTGGTGTTTCTGTTTGTTCACCTGCTGCCGGGCGATCCGGCGCGGCTGATTGCCGGCCCGGAGGCGGACGCCTCGGTGGTTGCTTTGGTTCGTCAAGAGTTAGGGCTTGACCAGCCGTTGCCACAGCAGTTCTGGCATTTCATTCTCAATGCGTTGCAGGGCGATTTTGGGCAATCGATGGTATCGAAACGTCCGGTTTCGCAGGAGATCGCCACGCGTTTTCTACCGACATTATGGCTCACGTTAACCAGCATGGTGTGGTCGGTGATTTTCGGTATGGCGATTGGCATCGCTTCGGCGGTATGGCGTAATCGCTGGCCCGACCGCATTGGCATGACGTTGGCGGTTTCAGGGATCTCATTTCCGGCGTTTGCGCTCGGTATGCTGCTTATGCAGGTTTTTTCCGTGCAACTGGGCTGGCTGCCGACCGTGGGTGCCGATAGCTGGCGTCACTATATTCTGCCGTCGATTACGCTTGGCGCGGCAGTAGCCTCGATCATGGCGCGTTTTACGCGCGCTTCGTTTGTCGAAGTCATGCAAGAAGATTATATGCGTACCGCGCGGGCCAAAGGCGTGCGGGAATCGCTGGTGGTGGTGAAGCATGGTTTACGTAATGCGATGATCCCGGTGGTCACAATGATGGGTCTGCAATTCGGTTTTTTGCTGGGCGGCTCGATTGTGGTTGAGGTGGTTTTCAACTGGCCGGGATTAGGACGTTTATTGGTTGATTCCGTCGAGATGCGCGATTATCCGGTTATTCAAGCGGAGGTACTGCTGTTTTCACTGGAGTTTATTTTAATCAATCTCATGGTCGATATGCTTTACGCAGCGATCAATCCTGCGATTCGCTATAAGTAA
- a CDS encoding isoaspartyl peptidase/L-asparaginase — translation MSRAVIAIHGGAGAIARAAMSAEKERAYIEALSSIVAHGQRLLAAGHSALDVVTEAVRQLEECPLFNAGKGAVFTHQGTHELDACVMDGRTLEAGAVAGVSRLRNPVLAARAVLENSPHVLLIGEGAEKFAQAQGLEQVEADFFFTQQRWDQLQRALSSQQVVLDHGSAPSGVDDPLDPDRKLGTVGAVACDLNGNLAAATSTGGMTNKQPGRVGDSPLPGAGCYANNANVAISCTGVGEVFIRTLAAYDIAALMEYAGLSLKQASDRVVLDKLPALGGEGGMIAVDRDGNVALPFNSEGMYRGYGYVGDEAVVGIYREA, via the coding sequence ATGAGTAGAGCGGTAATCGCGATTCATGGCGGCGCGGGAGCCATTGCGCGAGCGGCGATGAGTGCGGAAAAAGAACGCGCCTATATTGAGGCGCTTTCATCGATTGTGGCGCATGGACAACGTCTGCTGGCCGCAGGCCATAGCGCGCTGGATGTGGTGACCGAAGCGGTTCGCCAATTGGAAGAGTGTCCCCTATTCAATGCGGGCAAAGGCGCGGTCTTCACTCATCAGGGCACCCACGAGTTAGATGCCTGTGTAATGGATGGGCGTACGCTGGAGGCGGGCGCGGTTGCCGGGGTTTCCCGGCTGCGCAATCCGGTACTGGCAGCGCGTGCGGTGTTGGAAAACAGCCCGCATGTTTTACTGATCGGCGAAGGCGCGGAAAAGTTCGCCCAGGCTCAGGGCCTTGAGCAGGTCGAGGCCGATTTCTTTTTTACCCAGCAACGTTGGGATCAGCTACAGCGAGCGCTGTCTTCGCAGCAGGTGGTGTTGGATCATGGCAGCGCGCCTTCAGGCGTGGACGACCCGCTCGACCCCGATCGCAAGTTGGGGACCGTGGGCGCGGTGGCCTGCGATCTTAACGGTAATCTGGCGGCAGCGACATCGACCGGCGGCATGACCAATAAACAACCCGGCCGGGTTGGCGACTCGCCACTGCCCGGCGCAGGCTGCTATGCCAATAATGCGAATGTGGCGATCTCTTGTACCGGCGTTGGCGAAGTCTTTATCCGTACCCTGGCGGCGTATGACATTGCGGCATTAATGGAGTATGCCGGGTTATCGTTAAAACAGGCCAGCGACCGCGTGGTGTTGGATAAATTGCCGGCACTGGGCGGCGAGGGCGGCATGATCGCCGTTGATCGCGATGGCAATGTGGCGCTGCCGTTTAACAGCGAAGGTATGTATCGCGGTTATGGGTATGTTGGCGACGAGGCGGTGGTGGGAATTTACCGTGAGGCTTGA